From a single Phycisphaeraceae bacterium genomic region:
- a CDS encoding YggS family pyridoxal phosphate-dependent enzyme has translation MPTETDNRQGPGVGDPVLRERYETVRARIARAASRIGRNGSDVMLVAVTKHADPSQIRDLIAMGHRDFGENRVQNLVQRAAMAEEFLARARTLKGVAGEGASSAAASEGVRWHMIGTLQRNKVKKAIELSRLIHTVDNLRLAEEIHAFAVKRKEPVEVLLQVNCSFEAQKGGIAIAAAMPLAEQIESMVNVRLRGLMTMAAYSDNPEDARPAFQRLRELFEEMRKRGYSDGRFNILSTGMSGDFEVAIEEGSNLVRVGSAIFGEAPANADEPDDEREEPGDAEGEEGLPFPEVVSDRERAAR, from the coding sequence ATGCCGACCGAGACCGACAACCGACAGGGCCCAGGCGTGGGCGACCCCGTGCTGCGCGAGCGGTACGAGACCGTCCGGGCGCGCATCGCGAGGGCCGCCTCCCGGATCGGACGCAACGGGTCCGATGTGATGCTGGTCGCGGTGACGAAGCACGCCGACCCGTCGCAGATCCGCGATCTGATCGCGATGGGGCACCGCGACTTCGGCGAGAACCGGGTGCAGAACCTCGTGCAGCGGGCCGCGATGGCGGAGGAGTTCCTCGCCCGGGCCCGCACCCTCAAGGGCGTCGCCGGGGAGGGCGCGAGCAGCGCCGCGGCCAGCGAGGGCGTGCGCTGGCACATGATCGGGACGCTCCAGCGCAACAAGGTCAAGAAGGCCATCGAGCTGTCGCGCCTGATCCACACCGTCGACAACCTGCGCCTCGCGGAAGAGATCCACGCCTTCGCCGTCAAACGCAAGGAACCTGTGGAGGTGCTGCTCCAGGTCAACTGCTCGTTCGAGGCGCAGAAGGGCGGGATCGCGATCGCCGCCGCCATGCCCCTCGCCGAGCAGATCGAGAGCATGGTCAACGTGCGCCTCCGCGGCCTGATGACCATGGCCGCCTACAGCGACAACCCCGAGGACGCGCGCCCGGCGTTCCAGCGCCTTCGCGAGCTCTTCGAAGAGATGCGGAAGCGCGGCTACTCCGACGGGCGATTCAACATCCTCTCGACGGGCATGTCGGGCGATTTCGAGGTCGCGATCGAGGAGGGCTCCAATCTGGTGCGCGTCGGGAGCGCCATCTTCGGCGAGGCCCCTGCCAACGCCGACGAGCCCGACGACGAGCGCGAGGAGCCCGGCGACGCGGAGGGTGAGGAAGGCCTCCCTTTCCCTGAGGTCGTCTCGGACCGCGAACGCGCCGCGCGGTGA
- a CDS encoding redoxin domain-containing protein has product MTTATHETLTPRDTPIRVGELAPDFTLQDQDRKDVTLSELLAQGKDVVLSFYPFDFSAVCSTEMGCFTRDIAKFKDKGAAVVGISCDSPWAHKAWAEAIGIRIPLLADLHRQVCRAYGFYFAPLNVASRGTVVIGPDRRVKWVNTRELKDAIDNDTLLAAIS; this is encoded by the coding sequence ATGACCACCGCCACGCACGAGACCCTCACGCCCCGCGACACCCCGATCCGAGTCGGCGAGCTCGCCCCCGATTTCACCCTGCAGGACCAGGACCGCAAGGACGTGACCCTCAGCGAGCTGCTTGCGCAGGGCAAAGACGTCGTCCTTTCGTTCTACCCCTTCGACTTCAGCGCCGTGTGCTCGACCGAGATGGGCTGCTTCACACGCGACATCGCGAAGTTCAAGGACAAGGGCGCCGCCGTGGTGGGCATCTCCTGCGATTCGCCCTGGGCGCACAAGGCCTGGGCCGAGGCCATCGGCATCAGGATCCCCCTGCTCGCCGACCTGCACCGCCAGGTGTGCCGCGCGTACGGGTTCTATTTCGCCCCGCTCAACGTCGCGTCCCGCGGCACCGTGGTCATCGGCCCCGACCGCAGGGTCAAGTGGGTCAACACCCGCGAACTCAAGGACGCGATCGACAACGACACGCTGCTCGCGGCGATCAGCTGA
- the gpmI gene encoding 2,3-bisphosphoglycerate-independent phosphoglycerate mutase yields MPTLRNTPCVLIIRDGWGRNPHPEHDAFNAIKLADTPVDDRLMREFPSTLIRTSGEDVGLPDGTMGNSEVGHQNIGAGRIVYQESVRITLSIREGQFYDNFVLRAAVQKAKETGGAVHLFCIASDAGVHGQLDHLFASIELCKRLDHKRVYIHLFTDGRDTGPFSGLEFVERVERKCVELGVGQIGSVIGRYYAMDRDNRWERTRAAYTCLTGQGARAADTSIFPTAMDAVRSYYDKPSNDSQRGDEFITPAMIGADIKDALAKRVTNNDSVIFVNYRGDRPRQICRAFVLPEFYGAMKPSPDTGEKGFDRGARLGLFFVTMTGYSDDLRPYVHVAFPKAPKMTNILGEWLSTHGVSQFRCAETEKFPHVTFFFNDYRDEPFEGERRGIVQSPRVSTYDLKPEMSANEVRDEVLARLRAWKDSDGAQGEPVIVVNFANGDMVGHTGKLDAAVKACETVDRCVGAILDEVAALGGSAIVTADHGNAEQMWDPETNNPHTAHTTYEVPLIVVGDAFKGRRLREGGRLADIAPTLLDMIGMDNPPEMTGESLIVKE; encoded by the coding sequence ATGCCCACCCTGCGCAACACGCCCTGCGTCCTCATCATCCGCGATGGCTGGGGGCGCAACCCCCACCCCGAGCACGACGCGTTCAACGCGATCAAACTCGCCGACACCCCCGTCGACGACCGCCTGATGCGCGAGTTCCCCTCCACCCTCATCCGCACCAGCGGCGAGGACGTCGGCCTCCCCGACGGGACCATGGGCAACAGCGAGGTCGGGCACCAGAACATCGGCGCAGGGCGCATCGTCTACCAGGAATCGGTGCGCATCACGCTCTCGATCCGCGAGGGCCAGTTCTACGACAACTTCGTCCTGCGCGCCGCTGTCCAGAAGGCCAAAGAGACCGGCGGCGCCGTCCACCTGTTCTGCATCGCGTCCGACGCCGGCGTGCACGGGCAATTGGACCACCTGTTCGCCAGCATCGAGCTCTGCAAGCGCCTCGACCACAAACGCGTCTACATCCACCTGTTCACCGACGGACGCGACACCGGCCCGTTCAGCGGGCTGGAGTTCGTCGAGCGCGTCGAGCGGAAGTGTGTGGAACTGGGCGTCGGGCAGATCGGCTCGGTCATCGGTCGCTATTACGCGATGGACCGCGACAACCGCTGGGAACGAACGAGGGCCGCGTACACCTGCCTGACCGGGCAGGGCGCTCGCGCGGCAGACACCTCGATCTTCCCGACCGCGATGGACGCCGTGCGCTCCTACTACGACAAGCCCTCGAACGACTCGCAGCGTGGCGACGAGTTCATCACGCCCGCGATGATCGGCGCCGACATCAAGGACGCCCTCGCCAAGCGCGTCACCAACAACGACAGCGTGATTTTCGTCAACTACCGGGGCGACCGCCCCCGCCAGATCTGCCGCGCCTTCGTGCTGCCCGAGTTCTACGGCGCCATGAAGCCCTCGCCCGACACGGGCGAGAAGGGCTTCGATCGCGGCGCGCGGCTCGGCCTCTTCTTCGTCACGATGACCGGCTACTCCGACGACCTGCGCCCCTATGTCCATGTCGCCTTCCCCAAGGCGCCCAAGATGACGAACATCCTTGGCGAGTGGCTCAGCACGCACGGCGTCTCGCAGTTCCGCTGCGCCGAGACCGAGAAGTTCCCCCATGTCACCTTCTTCTTCAACGACTACCGCGACGAACCCTTCGAGGGCGAGCGTCGCGGCATCGTCCAGTCGCCGCGCGTCTCGACCTACGACCTCAAGCCCGAGATGAGCGCCAACGAGGTTCGCGACGAGGTGCTCGCGCGCCTTCGCGCGTGGAAAGACAGCGACGGCGCGCAGGGCGAGCCCGTCATCGTCGTGAACTTCGCCAACGGCGACATGGTCGGGCACACCGGCAAACTCGACGCCGCCGTCAAGGCCTGCGAGACCGTCGACCGCTGCGTCGGCGCGATCCTCGACGAAGTCGCGGCGCTGGGCGGGTCCGCGATCGTCACCGCCGACCACGGCAACGCGGAGCAGATGTGGGACCCCGAGACCAACAACCCCCACACGGCGCACACCACCTACGAGGTGCCCCTTATCGTCGTGGGCGACGCGTTCAAGGGGCGTCGCCTGCGCGAGGGCGGGCGCCTCGCCGACATCGCGCCGACGCTGCTCGACATGATCGGCATGGACAACCCCCCCGAGATGACGGGTGAGAGTCTGATCGTCAAGGAGTGA
- a CDS encoding SDR family NAD(P)-dependent oxidoreductase: MAIDLTGKPIVIAGASSGIGAATARACARAGMPVVLGARRTDRLESLAREIESAGGKAAFAPCDVTKEGECERLIALCAERFGPVYAAYANAGYGFEATAHKTTAQQWRDIFEVNFFGTLRLLDAATPAMLDQNRGHLLICSSCLGRFPTPVYSAYSATKAAQHHVGRAMGVELRGKGVFVSTVHPIGTLTEFFDTADSRSEAAKFTKRTPRFAMQTPERVAGAIVKCLRKPKPEVWTSLPTRTAIGLASMFPRTTDAFLRRAMRDGIE, translated from the coding sequence GTGGCGATCGACCTGACAGGCAAACCGATCGTGATCGCCGGCGCGAGCAGCGGCATCGGCGCCGCGACGGCGCGCGCGTGCGCACGCGCCGGGATGCCCGTCGTGCTCGGCGCGCGCCGGACCGACCGGCTCGAGTCGCTCGCGCGAGAGATCGAGTCCGCCGGCGGCAAAGCCGCCTTCGCGCCCTGCGATGTCACGAAAGAAGGCGAGTGCGAGCGCCTGATCGCCCTCTGCGCCGAGCGATTCGGCCCCGTCTACGCGGCCTACGCGAACGCGGGCTACGGCTTCGAGGCCACGGCGCACAAGACCACGGCGCAGCAGTGGCGCGACATCTTCGAGGTCAATTTCTTCGGAACGCTGCGCCTCCTCGACGCCGCGACCCCCGCGATGCTCGACCAGAACCGCGGCCACCTGCTGATCTGCTCGTCGTGCCTGGGGCGGTTCCCCACGCCGGTCTATTCCGCGTACAGCGCGACGAAGGCGGCCCAGCACCATGTCGGGCGCGCGATGGGCGTCGAGCTGCGCGGCAAAGGCGTGTTCGTCTCGACGGTCCACCCGATCGGCACGCTCACGGAATTCTTCGACACGGCCGACTCGCGCAGCGAGGCCGCGAAGTTCACCAAGCGCACCCCGCGCTTCGCGATGCAGACGCCCGAGCGCGTCGCCGGCGCGATCGTCAAGTGCCTGCGCAAACCGAAGCCGGAGGTCTGGACGAGCCTGCCCACGCGAACCGCGATCGGGCTGGCGTCGATGTTCCCCAGAACCACCGACGCCTTCCTCCGGCGCGCCATGCGCGACGGCATCGAATGA
- a CDS encoding beta-galactosidase: protein MPSITFDGQSFLLDGRRHWLVAAQVCYASVPRALWADRLRAAKQAGFNTILVPVPWCFHEPRANVYDFEGDRDIRTFVELIGEMGLLAILRPGPVIGDSWDMGGMPAWAGTLKPPEKTEPNPKIAKVRGGAPEFLEAVSRWFSNLAGQIKNLQVAQGGAIAMIQVEHRWFCGDDDASDRYLSELGRFLRESGFTVPFVNCNNLFQPVEGEIDGWSGSDQLLAMFRQLRVVSPSTPRLLMEFANSPVTAWGEHPPTVSPAEAQRTLVEATAAGAQFVVSRFAPGSFFEFYGGRRAGDSQGFSCSQPGDYNSMLTCAGLRTPAYFTMKRLATFASRFGRVLSGLDPSYQPIGIAPTPGAKGVSVVHTHGQRGGIAFVFASKGHDPIDLLTADGRVLRVSTGDQDCAWFLFDTHLHGRSTLDFCSLQPFAQVGKVFVCFGPAGAKGVLSINGAELPVEVPTGKTPVIEELENTTVIVCSEAMIDATYATDEAVFVGVAGLDADNEPVPHPDFRTHYRVASDGKVDKSAAGSGKKAPALEAPALDEWSSAAQTQYLEGESERYATIPALASMHDLGAPYGYGWLRLRFNSKSASKVKAGMFDLSDRAHAYLDGQFVEIAGDGPGASGRVVGLPLKKRKHTLTLLVDNMGRVDGGSHMHRRKGLVGEIVQAGDLKPGKATLEQGDPLAPLTWRTPLMGLRTGVRTHPDRVTWSFQHRRKTPVFMEVLRCPAPALVLVNNTIVDFVDAGERAVVRMENTSDEAPFKAGKNTVQLAIIADPVAGGREPADILAELDKATSFYEGEEVLTDKADIAFAKWEPPADDAFHSATKTAIRKAAPEGVPMWWRTTFVVRSLAEPLFLDMGGMTKGQIYLNGRNLGRYFVATNDSKDVGPVTKHWLPESWLKVGQPNIVTIFDEHGAAPGKIKLVYDTSAGMMV from the coding sequence ATGCCGAGCATCACCTTCGACGGCCAGAGCTTCCTCCTCGACGGACGCAGGCACTGGCTCGTCGCCGCGCAGGTGTGCTACGCCTCGGTCCCTCGGGCGCTGTGGGCCGACCGCCTGCGCGCCGCGAAGCAGGCCGGGTTCAACACGATCCTCGTGCCCGTCCCGTGGTGCTTCCACGAGCCGCGCGCGAATGTGTACGACTTTGAGGGCGATCGAGACATCCGCACCTTCGTTGAGCTCATCGGCGAGATGGGCCTGCTCGCGATCCTGCGCCCCGGCCCGGTCATCGGCGATTCGTGGGATATGGGTGGCATGCCGGCCTGGGCCGGCACCCTCAAGCCGCCGGAGAAGACCGAGCCCAACCCCAAGATCGCCAAGGTCCGAGGCGGCGCGCCCGAGTTCCTCGAGGCGGTCTCGCGCTGGTTCTCCAACCTCGCCGGGCAGATCAAGAACCTCCAGGTCGCCCAGGGCGGCGCGATCGCGATGATCCAGGTCGAGCACCGCTGGTTCTGCGGCGACGACGACGCGTCCGATCGCTATCTCTCCGAACTCGGTCGCTTCCTGCGCGAGAGCGGCTTCACCGTCCCCTTCGTCAACTGCAACAACCTCTTCCAGCCCGTCGAGGGCGAGATCGACGGCTGGTCGGGCTCCGACCAGCTCCTCGCGATGTTCCGCCAGCTGCGCGTGGTGTCGCCCTCGACGCCGCGCCTGCTCATGGAGTTCGCGAACTCGCCGGTGACCGCGTGGGGCGAGCACCCGCCGACGGTTTCTCCGGCCGAGGCGCAGCGCACGCTCGTCGAGGCGACCGCCGCCGGCGCGCAGTTCGTCGTGTCGCGGTTCGCGCCGGGCTCGTTCTTCGAGTTCTACGGCGGGCGACGCGCGGGCGACTCGCAGGGCTTCTCGTGCTCGCAGCCGGGCGATTACAACTCGATGCTCACCTGCGCCGGCCTGCGCACGCCGGCGTATTTCACGATGAAGCGCCTCGCGACCTTCGCGTCACGGTTCGGGCGCGTTCTCTCGGGGCTCGACCCGTCCTACCAGCCCATCGGCATCGCGCCGACGCCGGGCGCCAAGGGCGTGAGCGTCGTGCACACCCACGGGCAGCGCGGCGGGATCGCGTTCGTCTTCGCGTCCAAGGGCCATGACCCGATCGACCTGCTCACCGCCGACGGGCGCGTGCTGCGCGTCAGCACGGGCGATCAGGACTGCGCGTGGTTCCTCTTCGACACGCACCTGCACGGGCGCTCCACGCTGGATTTCTGTTCGCTGCAGCCCTTCGCCCAGGTCGGCAAGGTCTTCGTGTGTTTCGGCCCCGCCGGCGCGAAGGGCGTCCTGTCGATCAACGGCGCCGAGCTGCCGGTCGAGGTCCCCACCGGCAAGACCCCGGTGATCGAGGAGCTCGAGAACACCACGGTCATCGTGTGCTCGGAGGCGATGATCGACGCGACCTACGCGACCGACGAAGCGGTGTTCGTGGGCGTCGCCGGGCTCGACGCCGACAACGAGCCCGTGCCGCACCCGGATTTCCGCACGCACTACCGCGTCGCGTCCGACGGGAAGGTGGACAAGAGCGCCGCCGGCTCGGGCAAGAAGGCGCCCGCGCTCGAAGCGCCGGCGCTCGACGAGTGGTCCTCCGCAGCGCAGACGCAGTACCTCGAGGGCGAGAGCGAGCGCTACGCGACTATCCCGGCGCTCGCGTCGATGCACGACCTGGGCGCGCCGTACGGCTACGGGTGGCTGCGCCTGCGGTTCAATTCGAAGAGCGCGTCGAAGGTCAAGGCCGGGATGTTCGACCTCAGCGATCGCGCGCACGCGTACCTCGACGGGCAGTTCGTCGAGATCGCGGGCGACGGGCCCGGCGCGTCCGGGCGCGTCGTGGGCCTGCCCCTCAAGAAGCGCAAGCACACCCTCACGCTGCTGGTCGACAACATGGGGCGCGTCGACGGCGGCTCGCACATGCACCGGCGCAAGGGCCTGGTGGGCGAGATCGTGCAGGCCGGCGACCTCAAGCCCGGCAAGGCGACCCTCGAGCAGGGCGACCCGCTCGCGCCGCTGACCTGGCGCACGCCGCTCATGGGCCTGCGCACCGGCGTTCGCACCCACCCGGACCGCGTGACATGGTCGTTCCAGCACCGGCGCAAGACGCCGGTGTTCATGGAAGTCCTGCGCTGCCCGGCGCCGGCGCTCGTGCTGGTGAACAACACGATCGTGGACTTCGTCGACGCCGGCGAGCGCGCCGTCGTGCGCATGGAGAACACCAGCGACGAAGCGCCCTTCAAGGCAGGCAAGAACACGGTCCAGCTCGCGATCATCGCCGACCCCGTCGCCGGGGGGCGCGAGCCGGCGGACATCCTCGCCGAGCTCGACAAGGCCACCTCGTTCTACGAGGGCGAAGAGGTCCTCACCGACAAGGCCGACATCGCCTTCGCCAAGTGGGAGCCCCCGGCGGACGACGCCTTCCACAGCGCGACCAAGACCGCAATCCGCAAGGCGGCGCCCGAGGGCGTTCCCATGTGGTGGCGCACCACCTTTGTTGTCCGTTCGCTCGCCGAGCCGCTCTTCCTCGACATGGGCGGCATGACGAAGGGCCAGATCTATCTCAACGGGCGCAACCTCGGCCGATACTTCGTCGCGACCAACGACTCCAAGGATGTCGGCCCGGTCACGAAACACTGGCTGCCCGAGTCGTGGCTCAAGGTCGGCCAGCCGAACATCGTCACCATCTTCGACGAGCACGGCGCCGCGCCGGGCAAGATCAAGCTGGTCTACGACACCTCGGCCGGCATGATGGTGTGA
- a CDS encoding TolC family protein: MRPPSPHRSHARQNPLSGAWRGICASPTRIASLLAVAGACFAFTPGCTNISSVDRDIEKLLARRTNALGADARVPEPVMRDPSQVRPERPAFEEQPPSVNPDADELPFRDRPPISAERRLERLDTFLDIPEDARVVDLSTVLRTSQSNAREYINAEEDYVLDAIRLLIERHRWGPRFFDDLVARFDAFNLDPQGGEYRVVGELINTLRVTQRLPYGGNVEAALVTRATDELRNAATEDYVSSSDIVLTANIPLLRGAGMVAREDLIQSERNLVYGARRFERFRRQFFVDVCTNYFDLLLQRQNIANQIASVESVRREQRRLQELAEAGRRSAFDVNNFRQQVLRGENSVLNAKEAYRVALDRFKVRIGVPLDEEITLAPVDLTIPEPDVTPTGAAELALRYRLDLQNRRDQIEDARRAVANSRNQLLPDFELTGRANIPTQSDRRLGGANFRTDEGDYSVAARFSLPLDRQIERLNLRSATISLERAIRELENFIDNIVISARQAARDIDRAQFSILQQEETIRINELRLEELKLKIDTVQSQDILNAENDLLDARNARDSAIRDYRVAVLRYLLETDQLRVSNQGAFLPLQGMLVEGFDPNQPRPAPRAPDPLPELQPEQENAPETQGAPGAPEQGTNTVTPGG, encoded by the coding sequence ATGCGACCCCCCTCACCCCATCGCTCTCACGCCCGTCAGAACCCTCTTTCCGGGGCCTGGCGCGGGATTTGCGCGAGCCCGACCCGCATCGCGTCCCTTCTGGCGGTCGCTGGCGCCTGCTTCGCGTTCACCCCGGGCTGCACCAACATCAGCTCGGTCGATCGTGACATCGAGAAACTGCTCGCCAGGCGGACCAACGCCCTCGGGGCCGACGCGCGAGTCCCCGAGCCGGTCATGCGAGACCCCAGCCAGGTCCGCCCCGAACGCCCGGCGTTCGAGGAGCAGCCCCCCAGCGTCAACCCCGACGCCGACGAGCTCCCCTTCCGCGATCGGCCGCCCATCAGCGCCGAGCGGCGCCTCGAGCGCCTCGACACCTTCCTCGACATCCCCGAGGACGCGCGCGTCGTCGACCTCAGCACCGTCCTGCGCACCTCCCAGTCCAACGCGCGCGAATACATCAACGCCGAAGAGGACTATGTCCTCGACGCGATCCGCCTCCTCATCGAACGACACCGCTGGGGACCCCGCTTCTTCGACGACCTCGTCGCACGCTTCGACGCCTTCAACCTCGACCCCCAGGGCGGCGAGTACCGCGTCGTCGGCGAGCTCATCAACACCCTGCGCGTCACCCAGCGACTGCCCTACGGCGGCAACGTCGAGGCGGCGCTCGTCACGCGCGCCACCGACGAACTGCGCAACGCCGCTACCGAGGACTATGTCTCCTCCAGCGACATCGTCCTCACCGCCAACATCCCGCTCCTCCGCGGCGCCGGCATGGTCGCGCGCGAGGACCTCATCCAGTCCGAGCGAAACCTCGTCTACGGCGCCCGGCGCTTCGAGCGCTTCCGGCGCCAGTTCTTCGTCGACGTCTGCACCAACTACTTCGACCTCCTCCTGCAGCGCCAGAACATCGCCAACCAGATCGCCAGCGTCGAGAGCGTCCGACGCGAGCAGCGCCGCCTCCAGGAACTCGCCGAAGCAGGCCGACGGTCCGCGTTCGACGTGAACAACTTCCGCCAGCAGGTCCTGCGCGGCGAGAACTCCGTGCTCAACGCCAAAGAGGCCTACCGCGTCGCCCTCGACCGCTTCAAGGTCCGCATCGGCGTCCCGCTCGACGAAGAGATCACCCTCGCCCCGGTCGACCTCACCATCCCCGAGCCCGACGTCACCCCCACCGGCGCCGCCGAACTCGCGCTGCGCTACCGGCTCGACCTGCAGAACCGGCGCGACCAGATCGAAGACGCGCGCCGCGCCGTCGCCAACTCTCGCAACCAGCTCCTGCCCGACTTCGAGCTCACCGGTCGCGCCAACATCCCGACCCAGTCCGACCGGCGACTCGGCGGCGCCAACTTCCGCACCGACGAGGGCGACTACTCCGTCGCGGCCCGGTTCTCGCTCCCCCTCGACCGGCAGATCGAGCGGCTCAACCTCCGCTCGGCCACGATCTCGCTCGAACGCGCCATCCGCGAGCTCGAGAACTTCATCGACAACATCGTCATCAGCGCCCGCCAGGCAGCCCGCGACATCGATCGCGCGCAGTTCTCGATCCTCCAGCAGGAAGAAACCATCCGCATCAACGAGCTGCGCCTCGAGGAACTCAAGCTCAAGATCGACACCGTCCAGTCGCAGGACATCCTCAACGCCGAGAACGACCTGCTCGACGCGCGCAACGCGCGCGACAGCGCCATCCGCGACTACCGCGTCGCGGTCCTGCGCTACCTCCTCGAGACCGACCAGCTGCGAGTCTCGAACCAGGGCGCCTTCCTGCCCCTTCAGGGCATGCTCGTCGAGGGCTTCGACCCCAACCAGCCGCGCCCCGCGCCGCGAGCCCCCGATCCCCTCCCCGAGCTGCAGCCTGAACAGGAGAACGCTCCGGAGACTCAGGGGGCGCCGGGGGCGCCCGAGCAGGGCACGAACACCGTCACCCCCGGCGGCTGA
- a CDS encoding efflux RND transporter periplasmic adaptor subunit, with product MSQPRPTTGPLAGPSIAHPAPSRGRRLGPTRRGGIAVPLAIVLASGAVVAGAAYFVMRDTGSSQTSSAELFQASVSSFDITVAANGELEAARQTEIRSELEKPADIVFVMAEGSRVRQGDLVVELASETIKNDLDEELLRVEQARNDLIGAENNLEIQRNENDSAYRAAILKLELAQIEWNKWSEGDDVKRLQELRLNIETSEKDHDRALEKFMRSQRLFDSEFLSRDELKQDEITELRARAQIQKAKLELNVYEEYERPKQIKQLQSNITEAEQDLERVKRRNAANLASREADVANRRRSLRIREERLAKLEDQLRKTKIFAPQDGLVVYATSVGERRGMAMFGGESSLQVGRTVRPNEALIILPDTSGMVASVRVHESLAGRVRRGQPASIRVDAVQGRTFDGTVSSIGILAESGGWRDPNLREYTVKITLNITEEEAKVLKPAMRSEAQIVLGRVNEALSIPVQAVFNDGATRYVVVPEGNRFRKVPVLVGQRSNTFAQVLAGIDEGSRVLVREPRPSELVSNEIPDTAIAALQEKAKSLGIPTGAPGGGRGGMPGMMMQAGGQAPGAVPGARPAGAGARPAATATDAATDASARKPDERQSNSGEKPAETRPAETRVEAPTDKK from the coding sequence ATGTCTCAGCCCCGCCCCACGACCGGCCCCCTGGCCGGCCCCAGCATCGCTCACCCCGCCCCCTCGCGAGGTCGCCGCCTCGGCCCGACCCGTCGCGGCGGGATCGCCGTCCCCCTGGCGATCGTGCTGGCCTCCGGCGCCGTCGTCGCCGGGGCCGCGTACTTCGTGATGCGCGACACCGGCTCGTCGCAGACCAGCAGCGCCGAGCTCTTCCAGGCGTCCGTCTCGTCGTTCGACATCACGGTCGCCGCCAACGGCGAGCTGGAGGCGGCCCGCCAGACCGAGATCCGCAGCGAGCTCGAGAAGCCGGCGGACATCGTGTTCGTGATGGCCGAGGGCAGCCGCGTGCGTCAGGGCGACCTGGTCGTCGAGCTCGCGTCCGAGACGATCAAGAACGACCTCGACGAGGAGCTGCTGCGCGTCGAGCAGGCCCGCAACGACCTCATCGGCGCCGAGAACAACCTCGAGATCCAGCGCAACGAGAACGACTCGGCCTATCGCGCCGCGATCCTCAAGCTCGAGCTCGCGCAGATCGAGTGGAACAAGTGGAGCGAGGGCGACGACGTCAAGCGCCTCCAGGAGCTCCGCCTGAACATCGAGACCAGCGAGAAGGACCACGACCGCGCGCTCGAGAAGTTCATGCGCTCCCAGCGCCTCTTCGACAGCGAGTTCCTCTCGCGCGACGAGCTCAAGCAGGACGAGATCACCGAGCTCCGCGCACGCGCCCAGATCCAGAAGGCCAAGCTCGAGCTGAATGTCTACGAGGAATACGAGCGCCCCAAGCAGATCAAGCAGCTCCAGAGCAACATCACCGAGGCCGAGCAGGACCTCGAGCGCGTGAAGCGCCGCAACGCCGCCAACCTCGCCAGCCGCGAGGCCGACGTCGCCAACCGTCGTCGCTCGCTGCGCATCCGCGAGGAACGCCTCGCCAAGCTCGAGGACCAGCTCCGCAAGACCAAGATCTTCGCCCCGCAGGACGGCCTGGTCGTCTACGCCACCAGCGTCGGCGAGCGGCGCGGCATGGCCATGTTCGGCGGCGAGTCCTCCCTCCAGGTCGGGCGCACCGTCCGCCCCAACGAGGCGCTCATCATCCTCCCCGACACCAGCGGCATGGTCGCCAGCGTGCGCGTCCACGAGTCCCTCGCAGGGCGCGTCCGGCGTGGCCAGCCCGCCAGCATCCGCGTCGACGCCGTCCAGGGACGAACCTTCGATGGCACCGTCTCGAGCATCGGCATCCTCGCCGAGTCCGGCGGCTGGCGCGACCCCAACCTGCGCGAATACACCGTCAAGATCACTCTCAACATCACCGAGGAAGAGGCCAAGGTCCTCAAGCCCGCCATGCGCTCCGAGGCCCAGATCGTCCTCGGGCGCGTTAACGAGGCGCTCAGCATCCCGGTGCAGGCGGTCTTCAACGACGGCGCCACCCGCTACGTCGTCGTCCCCGAGGGCAACCGTTTCCGCAAGGTCCCGGTCCTCGTCGGGCAGCGCTCCAACACCTTCGCCCAGGTCCTCGCCGGCATCGACGAGGGCTCGCGCGTTCTCGTCCGCGAGCCGCGCCCGTCGGAACTCGTCTCCAACGAGATCCCCGACACCGCGATCGCCGCCCTGCAGGAGAAGGCCAAGTCCCTCGGCATCCCCACCGGCGCCCCCGGGGGCGGTCGCGGCGGCATGCCCGGCATGATGATGCAGGCCGGAGGCCAGGCCCCCGGCGCAGTCCCGGGCGCTCGCCCCGCAGGCGCAGGCGCGAGGCCCGCCGCCACGGCGACCGACGCCGCCACCGACGCGTCGGCCCGCAAGCCCGACGAACGACAGAGCAACTCGGGCGAGAAACCCGCCGAGACCAGGCCGGCCGAGACACGCGTCGAAGCCCCCACCGACAAGAAGTGA